From the genome of Candidatus Cloacimonadota bacterium:
CGCAGAAATGCCGCAACCAGTATCGCTAACCTTGAGGTGCAGATAGGTGCTTTCTATAACTACTTTGGGATCTATACCAATAAGCTCAAATCCACTTACTTCATCGAGACCAATGGTTAAGGTGCCTCCCTCTGAGCGCATGGCATGAGAGGCGTTTGATGCGAGGTTAATAATAACTTGCGATAATGAGGAGCTATCTGCCAATGTACTGCGACGGCTATTAATGTAGGTTTCGATCTCAATTCTGGCAGGTAAAGCAGCGCGAATCATGGGTAAAGATTCTTCTACAATATCGGCAAATACAATTTGTCCCACATCATAGCCGCTTTGGCGACTGAAGGCAAGAATCTTTCCAATCAAACTACTTGCCCTCAAGCAAGCACGTATGGCTTCATCGAGATCGTGTTGAGCCTCGTCTGGTTGGGATAACTTGGCAGAACTCAAGGAGATATAACCTGCTATAATGGTAATTATATTGTTAAAATCGTGGGCTATACCGCCAGCGAGAGTACCTAAAGACTCCATTTTTTGGGACTGCCGCAGCTTGTATTCGAGGTTTTTTAGATCGGTTTGGTCGCGCGTGATAAAGATCAGTTTAGTAGGATTATTGGCATCATCCATAATAACCGAGGCGCTTATTAGTGATGAGAACATGCTGCCATCTAAGCGTTGGATTCGCAGTTCCTGATTTCTGATATATACACCCTTAAAAAGCTCTTGAAGCATCTTATTGAACTCTTTGCGTTCATGCGGATGCACAATTTCTGTAAACCTGAACCCGTGATTGAGTAGATCATCGCTTTTATTTGCTTTTAGTAAGCGAACCGTTTCGTCATTTACGCTAAGAAAGGTACCTTCCAAATCTGTTACGATAATTGATTCTGGTGATGTTAAGAGTATTTTTCGGGTTTGTTCTTCAATTTCTCGCAAACGAGCTTCAGTTTTTTTGCGTTCGCTAATCTCTTGTAGCAGTTCTTCCTTTTGTTGGAAAAAGCGTTTGATAAGCAGAGCTACATCGGCAAATTCGTTTTTATTACCCTCCAAGGGTTCAATAATTTGGGGATTATTTGCTTTTAGCGCATGAGAGATTAAGCCCATAGGCGATGCAATCCATTGTTGTATAAGAAAATACTGCATCATGAGAAAAATAAAGATAAAGCCTATGGTGCCAAAAAGAATAAGATTTCCCAAGTTGCGCAGAGTGGCAAGAAAGGGATTTGAACTATAGAATGTAATCCACGCAATGGGATCATTATTAATATCCGTTATCGGTTTAATAATCTTAGTGTTGTAGTTTTCAATCTGTTTCTGAGTACCCGGATCGGTAAAAGATATGCGAATATCGTAGTTTAGGGATTTCGCCAGAGAAGATAAGTAATTGTAGTTATACTCTTGAGCAAGAAGAAAATAGCCCAGAGGAT
Proteins encoded in this window:
- a CDS encoding response regulator; the encoded protein is MRIATRLLILFIVIAFAFGAFFYMFYHIKKEELRLYSEGDLYQRKLTIDSIFQMKYDAQLSLAEDYSIWEKMVQFISSRDVQWARRNLDTVIPVFGYSLVQVYDSKLELLYSDTSEASSGISDYRLEISHKDSLGAGYINSYHTRHYNNILFCIVVSIHNSEDDSQSDPLGYFLLAQEYNYNYLSSLAKSLNYDIRISFTDPGTQKQIENYNTKIIKPITDINNDPIAWITFYSSNPFLATLRNLGNLILFGTIGFIFIFLMMQYFLIQQWIASPMGLISHALKANNPQIIEPLEGNKNEFADVALLIKRFFQQKEELLQEISERKKTEARLREIEEQTRKILLTSPESIIVTDLEGTFLSVNDETVRLLKANKSDDLLNHGFRFTEIVHPHERKEFNKMLQELFKGVYIRNQELRIQRLDGSMFSSLISASVIMDDANNPTKLIFITRDQTDLKNLEYKLRQSQKMESLGTLAGGIAHDFNNIITIIAGYISLSSAKLSQPDEAQHDLDEAIRACLRASSLIGKILAFSRQSGYDVGQIVFADIVEESLPMIRAALPARIEIETYINSRRSTLADSSSLSQVIINLASNASHAMRSEGGTLTIGLDEVSGFELIGIDPKVVIESTYLHLKVSDTGCGISADIISRIFDPYFSTRTYGEGTGLGLSIVHGIVSGYKGFVTVQSVVDQGTTFNIYLPALDQTKEIPAPQEESEAPFIPANIMMVDDEPALAGIFQESLREAGYSVESFSDANLALQAYNQNSESFSLVIADINMPGMDGIRLSESIRSIRNIPIILYTGFLDRNLQKRVEEAGIRYVLHKPIMPDEMVKQVKRVIFLESKESG